In Sphingomonas sp. SUN019, one genomic interval encodes:
- a CDS encoding shikimate kinase produces the protein MMQSPAPPTSAETGRWDGRAIVLVGLMGVGKSTVGRRLANRLALPFVDADHEIEAAAGMTISEIFAEYGEAYFRDGERRVIARLIDGTPKIIATGGGAFVNDDTRALILEQALAVWLDADPDVLVERVKRRNTRPLLRNRDPGTVLRELAAARNPLYALAPIRVASNNAPHDATVRAILEAIGR, from the coding sequence ATGATGCAAAGCCCCGCGCCTCCGACTTCCGCCGAAACCGGCCGCTGGGACGGTCGGGCGATCGTGCTCGTCGGGCTGATGGGGGTGGGGAAATCGACCGTCGGGCGGCGGCTGGCGAATCGCCTGGCGCTGCCGTTCGTCGACGCCGATCACGAGATCGAAGCCGCGGCGGGCATGACGATCAGCGAGATATTCGCTGAGTATGGCGAGGCATATTTCCGCGACGGCGAACGTCGCGTCATCGCGCGGCTGATCGACGGCACGCCCAAGATCATCGCCACCGGCGGCGGCGCGTTCGTCAACGACGACACGCGCGCGTTGATCCTGGAGCAGGCGCTGGCGGTCTGGCTCGATGCCGACCCGGATGTGCTGGTCGAGCGCGTGAAGCGCCGCAACACGCGGCCGTTGCTGCGGAACCGCGATCCGGGGACGGTGCTGCGCGAACTGGCGGCGGCGCGTAATCCGCTCTACGCGCTCGCGCCGATACGGGTGGCGAGCAACAACGCCCCGCACGACGCCACCGTGCGGGCGATCCTGGAGGCGATCGGCCGGTGA
- the aroB gene encoding 3-dehydroquinate synthase, whose amino-acid sequence MNIVEVKLGSRSYDVVIDAGLLACAGDRLAPLSRGRRMTIVADENVAPHLATLRASMDAVGVASDAIVLPAGEKSKSWATLEALCDRLLDLGIERGDHVIALGGGVIGDLVGFACSILKRGCGFVQIPTTLLAQVDSSVGGKTGINARAGKNLIGAFHQPALVLIDPDVLDTLPPRQVRAGYAEVVKYGLIDDPDFFAWCEANGAKLLAGDPAAREYAITHSVAAKARIVGEDEYETKGRRALLNLGHTFGHALEAEAGFSDRLLHGEAVAAGCALAFGFSAAHGLCSAEDAVRVGAHWQESGLPDGLSSAGITADGAALVEHMRHDKKASGGRIPFLLTHGIGQTYLDKNVDLSDVEAFLDAQRRP is encoded by the coding sequence GTGAATATCGTCGAAGTGAAACTGGGATCGCGCAGTTACGACGTGGTGATCGACGCCGGACTGCTGGCGTGTGCTGGCGATCGGCTCGCACCGCTCTCACGCGGACGGCGGATGACGATCGTCGCGGACGAGAATGTCGCGCCGCATCTGGCGACGCTCCGCGCATCGATGGACGCCGTGGGGGTGGCGAGCGACGCAATCGTGCTGCCCGCGGGGGAAAAATCGAAAAGCTGGGCGACGCTGGAGGCGCTGTGCGACCGGCTGCTCGATCTCGGCATAGAGCGCGGCGATCACGTCATCGCGCTGGGCGGCGGGGTGATCGGCGATCTGGTCGGCTTCGCATGCAGCATCCTGAAGCGCGGCTGCGGCTTCGTGCAGATCCCGACAACCCTTTTGGCGCAGGTCGACTCGTCGGTCGGCGGCAAGACCGGGATCAACGCGCGCGCGGGCAAGAACCTCATCGGCGCTTTCCATCAGCCTGCGCTCGTGCTGATCGACCCCGACGTGCTAGACACCCTCCCGCCGCGTCAGGTGCGGGCGGGCTATGCCGAGGTCGTGAAATACGGCCTGATCGACGACCCCGATTTCTTCGCCTGGTGCGAGGCGAACGGCGCGAAACTGCTCGCGGGCGATCCCGCCGCGCGCGAATACGCCATCACGCATTCGGTCGCCGCCAAAGCGCGCATCGTCGGCGAGGACGAATATGAAACAAAGGGCCGCCGCGCGTTGCTCAACCTCGGCCACACCTTCGGCCACGCGCTGGAGGCCGAAGCGGGCTTCTCCGACCGCCTGCTCCACGGCGAGGCGGTCGCCGCAGGCTGCGCACTGGCGTTCGGCTTCTCCGCTGCGCACGGCCTGTGCAGCGCCGAGGACGCCGTCCGCGTCGGCGCGCACTGGCAGGAAAGCGGCCTTCCCGATGGCCTGTCGAGCGCCGGCATCACCGCCGACGGCGCGGCGCTGGTCGAGCACATGCGCCACGACAAGAAAGCCAGCGGCGGCCGCATCCCCTTCCTGCTCACGCACGGGATCGGTCAGACCTACCTCGACAAGAACGTCGACCTGTCCGACGTGGAGGCGTTCCTCGATGCCCAACGGCGTCCGTAA
- a CDS encoding DUF423 domain-containing protein, with product MNLLMILAALSGALAVAAGAFGAHGASGPAVEWLKTGGQYQLIHAVVALAALKMEARGPGWLFVAGGLVFAGSLYLMALGLPRWLGAVTPIGGVLLIGGWLWLAWVGMRG from the coding sequence ATGAATCTGCTGATGATCCTGGCCGCATTGTCGGGCGCGCTCGCCGTCGCGGCGGGGGCGTTCGGGGCGCATGGCGCGAGCGGGCCGGCGGTGGAGTGGTTGAAAACGGGTGGGCAGTATCAGCTGATTCACGCGGTCGTGGCGCTGGCCGCGCTGAAGATGGAGGCGCGAGGGCCGGGGTGGTTGTTTGTCGCCGGCGGGCTGGTGTTTGCGGGGTCGCTGTACCTGATGGCGCTGGGGCTGCCGCGGTGGCTCGGTGCGGTTACGCCGATCGGCGGGGTGTTGCTGATCGGGGGGTGGTTGTGGCTGGCTTGGGTTGGAATGCGGGGGTGA
- a CDS encoding DUF2256 domain-containing protein has translation MPNGVRKENLPTKTCPTCDRPFTWRKKWARDWESVVYCSDACRKKR, from the coding sequence ATGCCCAACGGCGTCCGTAAGGAAAACCTCCCCACCAAGACCTGCCCCACCTGCGATCGCCCATTCACTTGGCGCAAGAAATGGGCGCGGGATTGGGAGAGCGTGGTCTATTGCTCGGATGCGTGCCGGAAGAAGCGTTGA